The proteins below come from a single Arvicanthis niloticus isolate mArvNil1 unplaced genomic scaffold, mArvNil1.pat.X pat_scaffold_635_arrow_ctg1, whole genome shotgun sequence genomic window:
- the LOC117702270 gene encoding stearoyl-CoA desaturase 4-like, translating into MEAQSWRQQDGEEKMPLQAEDVRPEIKDDLYDPTYQDEEGPPPKLGVRLENIIFMALLHLGALYGITLVPSCKIYTCLLGVFCNMVAGLGVTAGAHRLWSHRTYKARLPLRVFLIMANTMAFQNDVYEWARDHRAHHKFSETHADPHNSRRGFFFSHVGWLLVRKHPAVKEKGRTLDMSDLKAEKLVMFQRRYYKLAVTLIFIILHTLVPWYFWGETFLHSLCITTFLRYAMLLNFTWLVNSAAHLYGNRPYDRGIGARENPLVSMASF; encoded by the exons ATGGAAGCTCAGTCCTGGAGACAGcaggatggagaagagaagatgcCTCTCCAGGCAGAAGACGTACGTCCTGAAATAAAAGATGATCTATATGACCCCACCTACCAGGATGAGGAGGGGCCCCCGCCCAAGCTGGGAGTACGTCTGGAGAATATCATCTTCATGGCCCTGCTGCACCTGGGAGCCCTGTACGGGATCACACTGGTTCCCTCCTGCAAGATCTACACCTGCCTCTTGG GAGTATTCTGCAACATGGTTGCCGGTTTGGGCGTCACAGCCGGGGCTCATCGTCTGTGGAGCCACCGAACCTACAAAGCACGGCTGCCCCTGCGGGTCTTCCTCATCATGGCCAACACCATGGCGTTCCAG AATGATGTGTATGAATGGGCCCGAGATCACCGCGCCCACCACAAGTTCTCAGAAACACACGCTGACCCTCACAATTCCCGCCggggctttttcttttctcacgTGGGTTGGCTACTTGTGCGCAAACATCCGGCTGTCAAAGAGAAGGGCAGAACACTGGACATGTCTGACCTAAAAGCTGAGAAGCTGGTGATGTTCCAGAGGAG GTACTACAAGCTAGCTGTCACACTCATCTTCATCATCCTGCACACACTGGTACCCTGGTACTTCTGGGGTGAAACTTTTCTACACAGCTTATGTATCACTACTTTCCTGCGGTATGCGATGCTTCTAAATTTCACCTGGCTGGTGAACAGCGCAGCCCACCTCTACGGGAACCGGCCCTACGACAGGGGCATTGGCGCCCGAGAGAATCCCCTGGTTTCAATGGCATCTTTTG